Proteins encoded by one window of Yersinia massiliensis:
- a CDS encoding fimbrial biogenesis chaperone, which translates to MKIFWTRLSLIMIGSLLMLNSLSVSANQAELKGISFYVMRVIYPENASQGVALTVYNKSDQPFLMQSWIRNMDPQTGGVAPQGKAVTPMPFIVTPPLQRLEPNSDLTLRIRRTGGELAQDRESVFYIATKAIPSTPANMAQNGGQLTLAVVSNLKLFYRPSSLPDSGVAGAASQLRFHLEGNTLVAENPTPFWLTFSRLKVGNYLFDNAAMRLMVPPKGQQRYNLPAGTKGPVEWQLLDESAWNTPLQQQKSLTGSSRY; encoded by the coding sequence ATGAAAATTTTCTGGACTCGCCTGTCATTAATAATGATAGGGAGCTTACTGATGCTCAATAGTTTATCGGTGAGCGCAAATCAGGCTGAACTTAAGGGTATTTCCTTTTATGTGATGCGGGTTATTTACCCGGAAAATGCCAGTCAGGGTGTTGCATTAACCGTCTATAACAAAAGTGATCAGCCTTTTTTAATGCAATCTTGGATTCGGAATATGGATCCTCAAACTGGCGGCGTTGCACCGCAGGGCAAAGCCGTTACTCCGATGCCCTTTATTGTCACTCCGCCGCTGCAACGACTAGAGCCTAATAGTGATTTGACCTTGCGTATTCGGCGTACCGGAGGGGAGTTAGCACAGGATAGGGAGTCAGTATTTTATATTGCTACCAAGGCTATCCCATCGACACCTGCGAATATGGCGCAAAACGGCGGTCAATTAACGTTAGCTGTTGTCAGTAATCTTAAACTCTTTTACCGCCCCTCCAGTCTGCCGGACAGTGGGGTGGCAGGTGCTGCCTCACAACTACGCTTCCATCTGGAAGGTAATACGCTGGTTGCTGAAAACCCAACGCCGTTTTGGTTGACATTTTCTCGGTTAAAAGTGGGTAACTATTTGTTTGATAATGCGGCTATGCGTCTGATGGTTCCACCAAAAGGACAGCAACGCTATAACTTGCCTGCGGGTACAAAGGGGCCAGTTGAGTGGCAATTGCTTGATGAGTCAGCATGGAATACGCCGTTACAACAACAAAAATCACTTACTGGCTCATCTCGATATTGA